In the Streptomyces sp. SJL17-4 genome, CTCGACATCAAGTCCTGGGACCCCGCCACGTACAGGAAGGTCACCGGCCGGCCGCTCGCGCCGACCCTCGACTTCGCAAGGCGTCTCGCCGACCTCGGCCAGGAGGTCCACGTCCGCTTCGTCCTCGTCCCGGGCCTCACCGACGACCCGGCCGACGTGGAGGGAGTCGCCGCCTTCGCCGGGGGTCTCGGCAACGTCTCCCGCGTGGACATCCTTCCCTTCCACAAGCTCGGCGAAGCGAAGTGGCAGGCACTCGCCATGCCGTTCACCCTGCACGACACGCCGTCCCCGACGCCCGAGCAGGTCGCCGAGGCGCGCGAGGTCTTCCGCGCCCACGGCCTGAACGCGGTCTGAGGGACCGGAGCGACGCCCCGAACCCCGTCCGGGCGACGCCCTCACTCCCAGGCCCCGCAAAACAGGGCAAAACCGCCCGTACGGCCTTACCGTGGCCGCGTGACCGAGCCACCGCAGACAGTCGAGCCGACACCTCCGCCGGGCGATCCCACACCGGGCGATCCCACACGAGGCGCCTCCGCCCAGGCCGCCCCCGCACCCGGCAGCCCCGCCCCGGGAGATCCGGCCGCCGCCGGCCGCCCGCCGCAGACCCCGGCCGCGGTGCGCCGCCGCGCCACCCTCGCGGGCGCCGTCGTCTCCGCGCTGCTGATCGTCGCGATCGTCCTCGGCAGCCGCCTCCTCCGCGACTTCGACTCGGCGCTCCTCCCGTACGCCGTCGCCACGGTCTTCCTCGCCTTCGGCGTCGCCTACCGCTACACCGTCTGGATCTCCGCCCCCGGCGCCCGCCGCCTCTTCCACAAGGGCTGGGGCTCCTTCCTCTCCGTCGCGAACTTCCGCAGGGCGCCCACCGCGCTGCCGAAGATGATCGCCACCTACCTCGGCTTCCAGAAGTTCCTCGGCGCCCGCTCGCACGCCCGCTGGGCCGCCCACCAGCTCATCTTCTGGGGCTGTCTGCTGGCCGCCGCGATCACCTTCCCCCTCACCTGGGGCTGGTTCACCTTCACCTCCTCCACCGGCTCGGGCCCCGGCTACGAGATGCGGATCTGGGGCTTCAAGATCATCGGCTTCGACGCCCTCAGCGTCCTCGGCTGGCTGATGTTCCACGGCCTCGACATCGCCGCCGTCCTCGTCATCGCCGGCGCCGCCTACTTCCTCTGGCGCCGCATGAAGGACCGCGGGGCCGTCACCGGCCAGCGCTTCGCCTACGACCTGGTGCCGCTGATCGCCCTCGTCGTCATCTCCGTGACCGGGCTGCTGCTCACCTTCTCGTCGATCTTCCTGCACGGCGGAGGCTACGAGTTCCTCGCGATCCTCCACATGGTGTCGGTCGTCTTCACCCTCATCTACATCCCCTTCGGGAAGTTCTTCCACATCGTGCAACGGCCCGCCGCCGTCGGCATGCAGCTCTTCAAGTACACCTCCCGCCGCAAGGACGAGGAGGTGCTCACCTGCCGCCGCTGCCACGAGCCCATCGACACCGCCCCGTACGTCGAGAACCTCAAGGGCACCATGCGCGACCTCGACCTCGGCTTCGACGAGTGGACCGAGTACTGCCCCCGCTGCAAGCGCGTCCTCCGCGGCAGCGCCTACCTCGACCATGTGAAGAAGGGCTTCAGATGACGGCGACCGACCCCGCGACCACTCCCGGGCAGCCGCTGCCGCTCGACCCCTCCCTCGCCCCGCCCGGCACCCGCAACTTCCGCGACGCCGGCGGCATCCCCGCCGACCGCTGGCGCGCCGACCAGAACGGCGAGACCCTCGTCCCCACCCACTGCTGCTTCTGTGGCGTCCAGTGCGGCATGTACCTCCGCGTCGACCGCGGCGGCAAGGTCTTCGGCGTCGAACCCCGCAACCACGACATCAACCGGATGCGGCTCTGCCCCAAGGGCATCAACGCCTACCAGCAGGTCAACCACCCCGACCGGCTCACCGCGCCCCTCATGCGCCGCAATCGCGACGAGGAGTTCCGCGAGGTCAGCTGGGACGAGGCCCTCGACCACACCGTCGCCGAGATCCGCCGCATCCAGGGCGAGTACGGCAACGACGCCTTCGGCCTCCTCGGCGGGGCCAGTCTCTTCTCCGAGAAGACCTACCTCGTCGGCAAGTTCGCCCGGGTCGCGCTGAAGTCCCGGCACGTCGACTACAACGGACGCCTCTGCATGGTCTCCGCCGCCGGAGCCAACAAGCTCGCCTTCGGTATCGACCGCGCAGGCAACCCCTTCTCCGACATCCTCCTCACCGACTGCCTGCTCATCGCCGGCTCCAACGTCGGCGAGTGCTTCCCCGTCATGACCCAGTACCTGTGGGGAGCCCGCGACCGGGGCGCCACCCTCATCGTCGTCGACCCCCGCGAGACCGCGATCGCCCGCACCGCCGACGTCCACGTCGCCCTCAAGCCCGGCACCGACTCCGCCTTCTTCAACGCGGTCCTCCATGTCGTCGTCGCCGAGGGCCTCACCGACGAGGCCTACCTCGCCGCCCACGCCACCGGCTGGGAGGAGGTCAAGGCGACCGTCGCCGACTACCCGCCGGCCCGGTCGGCCGAGATCTGCGGCGTCCCCGAGGAGCAGATCGTCCAGGTCGCCCGCATGTTCGCCGGCGCGGACAAGGCCATGGCCTGGCACGCCCGCGGCGTCGAGCACCACTCCCAGGGCGTCGAGAACTGCCTCAGCATCATCAACCTGTGCGTCGCCGCCGGACACATCGGCAGGCCCGGCGCCGGCTACGGCACCATCACCGGCCAGGGCAACGGTCAGGGCGGCCGCGAACACGGCCAGAAGTCCGACCTCCTCCCCGGCGGCCGCTCCATCACCAACCCCGAGCACCGCCGCCAGATCTGCGAGATCTGGGGCATCGACGAGGCCGAACTCCCGCCCGCCGGCACCTCCATGATGGAGATGGTCTGGCAGATGCAGCGCAAGGAGATCCGCGGACTCGTCGGCATCTGCAACAACCCCTTCGTCTCGCTGCCCAACTACGCCACCGTCAAGGACGGCTACGACACCCTCGAATTCCACGCCCAGTTCGACTTCTTCCTGTCCGAGACCGCGGCCAACGCCCACGTGGTCTTCCCCGTCACCGTCTGGGCCGAGGACGACGGCGTCATGGCCAACGCCGAGGCCCGGGTCGTCAAGCACAACAAGGCCCAGGAACCCCCGGCCGGCGTCCGCACCGACACCTGGGTCATCTGCGAACTCGCCCGACGGCTCGGCGCCGGCGACAAGTTCGCGTTCCCCGACTCCCGCTCCGTCTTCGAGGAACTCCGCCTCGCCTCCGCCGGAACCGTCAACGACTACTACGGCATCACCTACGAACGCCTGGAGGAGACCGGCGGCATCGCCTGGCCGTGCCCCAGCACCGACCACCCCGGCACCCCCGCCTCTTCGAGAACGGCCGCACCTACCACCCCGACGGCACGATCCACATGCAGGTCGTCGAATGGCACCCGCCCATGGACCCGTACAGCGAGGAGTTCCCCCTCTCGCTGACCACCGGCCGCACCGTCGCCCACTTCCTCTCCGGCAACCAGACCCGCCGCCTGGGCGCCCTGGTCGAACAGACCCCGCGCCCCTGGGTCGAGGTCCACCCCTCCCACGGATTCCGCAACGGCGACCCCGTACGGGTCGTCACCCGCCGCGGCAGCGAGGTCTTCCCCGCCCTCGTCACCGAGGCCATCCGCCCCGACACCGTCTTCGTCCCGTACCACTGGCCGGTCCCCACCGCGGCCAACGCCCTCACCATCGACGCCCTCGACCCCCGCTCCAAGATCCCGGAGTACAAGGTCTGCGCCGCCCGCATCGAGGCCGCCGAGCGGATCGACGAGGTCCCCGCCCACCCACCGCACCGGGCCACCAGGCCTACCCGGAGACCCAGGTCTCCCGCACCGACCCGCTGCCCCCCACCTCCCCCAGGGCCGCGGCACCGCGGAGAGGAGCTGACCCGCACATGATGGGCCGCACGATCTTCATCGACCCGGGCCGCTGCATCGGCTGCCAGGCCTGCGTCTCCGCCTGCCGCGAATGCGACTCCCACCGGGGCAAGTCGATGATCCACCTCGACTACCCCGACGAGGGCCACTCCGTCGCCTCCCTTCCCACCGTCTGCATGCACTGTGAGGACCCTGTCGCCCCCTGCGCCGAGGTCTGCCCCGCCGACGCGATCCTCGTCACCGCCGACGGCGTCGTGCAGCAGGCCGACACCACCCGCTGCATCGGCTGCGCCAACTGCGTCAACGCCTGCCCCTTCGGCGTCCCCAAGATCGACCTCCAGGCGAAGCTCCAGATGAAGTGCAACCTCTGCTACGACCGCACCGCCTACGGCCTCGCCCCGATGTGCGCCACCGTCTGCCCCACCGGCGCCCTCTTCTACGGAACCCTCGAAGAGCTCCAGGCCGAACGCCCCGGCGTCCAGGTCGCCGACTCCTTCACCTTCGGCTCCACCACCGTCTCCACCGGCGTGGCGATGGTCGTCCCCGCCGACAAGGTCCAGTGGCCGGTCCCGGGCGGGCTTCCCGTCGTCGAGATCAATGGAAGGGATGTCCGTTGAGCGTCACCGACCCCCAGCCGCCGGCGTCGGACCCCCGGTCC is a window encoding:
- a CDS encoding MFS transporter, with the protein product MRRRATLAGAVVSALLIVAIVLGSRLLRDFDSALLPYAVATVFLAFGVAYRYTVWISAPGARRLFHKGWGSFLSVANFRRAPTALPKMIATYLGFQKFLGARSHARWAAHQLIFWGCLLAAAITFPLTWGWFTFTSSTGSGPGYEMRIWGFKIIGFDALSVLGWLMFHGLDIAAVLVIAGAAYFLWRRMKDRGAVTGQRFAYDLVPLIALVVISVTGLLLTFSSIFLHGGGYEFLAILHMVSVVFTLIYIPFGKFFHIVQRPAAVGMQLFKYTSRRKDEEVLTCRRCHEPIDTAPYVENLKGTMRDLDLGFDEWTEYCPRCKRVLRGSAYLDHVKKGFR
- a CDS encoding 4Fe-4S dicluster domain-containing protein, giving the protein MMGRTIFIDPGRCIGCQACVSACRECDSHRGKSMIHLDYPDEGHSVASLPTVCMHCEDPVAPCAEVCPADAILVTADGVVQQADTTRCIGCANCVNACPFGVPKIDLQAKLQMKCNLCYDRTAYGLAPMCATVCPTGALFYGTLEELQAERPGVQVADSFTFGSTTVSTGVAMVVPADKVQWPVPGGLPVVEINGRDVR